One Thermodesulfobium sp. 4217-1 genomic window, TAGAAGACATTCCTGAAAGATACTCTGTCAAAAAAGAAAATATTAAGTTATTGGTCCTTGGGGGGATAAAAGCTGCAGGTAGCGGTTGCTCTTGCAATGCCAATGCATTCTTAAAAGCCCTTCTCGCGCACGTAGTGCTCGAGAGAGACGAAATAATTTTGGTAGATCTGGAGGGGGGAATAGAACATTTAGGCAGAGGTACAGTAGAGGGGATGGATGCCTTGATAGTTGTTAGCGAGCCAACCTTAGTTAGCTTTAAAACAGCTAAGAACATTTCTTCAATGGCGACCGAGCTTGGTCTGACAAAAAGAATTCTTATTTTCAATAAATCAGATAAAGATAATTTCGACTTTAATGGCTATAGCAATTTTGACAATATTAATTTCATTGATTATCTGCCAGATCTTGTAAGGATGGGCATGTCAAATCCATGTATTTTGGACATTGAACAGAGAAAGATATGCGATCCTATTTTTTCTGATATATTTAAATTTTTGAATAAGGAGGACTAAAATGGCACGAAGCCAGGATGAGATCGAAGAGCTAAGTATTTGTAAGGATGCTCAGATTATGATCGAAAAGGCCGAAAAGGACGGGGTTGTAACTGTTTGGGATAGGTTTAAAGCCCAGCAACCACAGTGTACATTTTGTAAACAGGGACTTTCATGTAGAAATTGTACTATGGGACCCTGTAGGATAGTACCTGGTAAGGAAAAAAGCCTTGGCGTGTGCGGCGCAAATGCAGATACCATTGTAGCAAGGAACTTCGGTAGGGGTGTTGCGGCTGGCGCTGCGGCCCATTCTGATCATGGAAGGGATCTACTCGAAACCCTTGATGCAGTTGCAAACTCAGAAACACAAAGCTATGAGATTAGAGATGTAGATAAGCTTCTAAGGATAGCCAAGGAATTGGGCATTAATACAGAGGGAAAAGAGACCTTGCAAGTAGCAAAGGATCTATCCAGCACTCTTTTTGATGAGTTTGGCATAAAGAAGGGCAATATTGGTTTTGCTATGAGGGCACCAGAATCAAGGAGAAAGCTCTGGGAATCCCTGACTATATCACCAAGAGGCATTGATCGCGAAGTGGTAGAGATGATGCACAGAACTCATATGGGCGTAGATCAGGATCCCGTAAGCTTGCTTTTGCATTCCGCAAGAGTATCGCTTTCTGATGGTTGGGGCGGTTCAATGGTTGCAACAGAGCTATCTGACATCCTTTTTGGTACCCCTAAGCCCGTAGAGTCTAAGGTTAACCTGGGGGTTCTTAAGCAAGATGAGGTAAATATACTCGTTCATGGACACAGTCCTATAGTTTCTGAAGCAGTCTTGACAGCAGTTAGAGACAAAAATAATATTGAGAGTGCAAAGGCTGCGGGTGCAAATGGTATAAATTTAGCTGGTCTTTGCTGCACTGGCAACGAGCTTTTGATGAGACAAGGCATACCGATGGCTGGGAATCACCTTATGACAGAGCTGGCTATCGCTACTGGTGCCGTAGAATTAGTCATAGTAGATTATCAGTGTATAATGCCAGGCTTGATACCCGCAATGAATTGTTATCATACTAAAATGATTACTACCTCTCCAAAGGCGAAATTCCCGGGGGCCGAGCACGTAGAGTTTAGCGTAAAGAACGCTCGAACTCAGGCGCAAAAGCTCGTTGAAATGGCAATTGAGCTCTATAAGAAGAGGGATAAAAACAGAGTTTTGATTCCTGTTGAGCCAGTTCCAATGATGAGCGGTTTTTCAAACGAGGCAATATTGGAGGCTTTAGGTGGCTCTCTTACACCTCTTCTGGATGCTATAAAATCAGGAAAGATAAGAGGAGTAGCAGGGCTTGTTGGATGCAATAATCCGAGAAGAAAACACGATTATTGTCATGTAACCCTTACAAAAGAGTTGATAAAGAATGACATTCTGGTTTTAGGAACGGGCTGTTCTGCTGTAGCTATGGGCAAGGCAGGACTTTATATGCCAGAAGCAGCATCCCTTGCTGGTCCTGGTTTGAGCTCAGTTTGCAAGGCTCTTAATATACCCCCTGCACTTCATGTGGGAAGCTGTGTAGACAATTCAAGAATATTGCATCTTTGCGGTTTGGTGGCAAAAGAGCTTGGCGTCGATATCTCTGATCTCCCTGTGGCAGGATCAGCGCCTGAATGGTATTCAGAAAAGGCACTCTCTATCGGACTGTATTTTGTAGCAAGCGGCGTTTATACTGTCTTGGGAGTGACTCCAAACATTACTGGCAGCAAACTCGTCACAGACCTGGCACTTGATGGCCTGACCAACGTAGTGGGCGCCTGTTTTGCTGTAGAAACGGATCCGCATAAGATGGCAGAACTGATGATTAATCATATAAACAAGAAGAGAAAGAAGCTTAATCTCCCTGTATAAAATTATATAAAGGGCCGCTTCGGCGGCCCTTTATTATGTTTTAATAATAAAGTTTATAAATAAACTATAATTTAAGGAGATGAATTATGGGGACAATATTGTCTATTAATGTTAGCAAGAACAAGGGTGAAGTTAAAAAACCAGTTAATGAAGCTTTATTGGTAAATGATTTTGGAATTGAGGGCGATGCACATTTTGGTTTTGGTCACAGGCAGGTTAGCCTTTTAAGCATATTTAGTCTGGATAGAGCTAGAGAAAAACATAAGGACTTGAGTTTTGGAGATTTTGCAGAAAATTTTACTGTTGATATAGATCTAAGCACACTTACAATAGGAACAAAATTGAAATTGGGCAATTCTATAATATCTATTAGTCAAATTGGAAAAGAGTGTCACACAAAGTGTGCAGTTTACGAAAAAACAGGCGACTGTATAATGCCCAAAGAAGGCTATTTTGCCTCGGTAGAAGAAGGGGGAATTGTTAGGGTTGGTGATACAATTGAAGTTATAAAAATTGAATAATCTGAAAGGGAGCCTTATGTTTGACGTTGCAATTAATAACTGTTTTATACCTGACTTTGAAAAAAATATATTTACAAAAACCTCTGTTGGTATTAGAGACAATCTAATTTCGTATATAGGCGAAAAAAATATTGAGGCAAAAGTAGTAATTGAAGCTGAAAACAAAATACTTTCTCCAGGCTTAATTGACGGACACTGTCACATAGAAAGCTCAATGCTTCCTCCTTCAATTTTTGGGAATCTGGTTTCAAGATTTGGCACTCTATATGTAGTCTCAGATAATCATGAGATTGCTAATATTTTTGGGGTAAAGGGAATCAGACTGTTTATGAAGGATGCAAAGAGCTCTTTGTCAAAGATCTTTTTTGCCATACCATCAAGCGTTCCTGCTACAAGGTTTGTGAAATCTGGCTCAAAGATCACTGCTAAGGATATTAAGAAGCTAATAGAGGAGCCCGATGTAATCTCTATAGGAGAGATGATGAACGTATATGGGGTTATAAATGACGATGAGCCTTATAAGTCAATTCTTGATCTTGCAAAAGAGAAAAATATTTTAATCAATGGTCACTTTCCTTATAGGGATAGTGAAATGTTAAAAAAATACATTTCAAAAGGCATCTCAGATGACCACGAAAGCGAGACCTATGACGATCTAAAAAGCAAGATAGATGCAGGTATGTTCGTGTTTATCAGAGAGGGCAGCGCTGAGGCTATGCAAGATTTGGCCTATAGAGTAATTTCAGAATATCCTGATAAAGTGGGTTTTTGCACTGATGATAAGAGCGTTGTCGATCTTAAAAGGACTGGTAGCGTAATATTTAATCTTAGAAAGGCTGTAACATTGGGTATAGATCCAATTCTGGCACTAAGGGCTGCAACTTATAACACTCTCAATCATTATGGCTTAAATATGTACTCTCAAGTCAAAGAGGGCAGTTTCGCCAACCTTGTTTTATTTAAGGATTTTAAAGAATTTGAAATTTGTAAGGTAATAGTTAACGGTAAAATAATAGAAAACTTTAATACAAAGAAAAAAAGATTTTCAAAAGCATTCTTTAACTCCTTTAGAGTAAACAGAGATGAAATTGTAATACCTGAGATAGATGAAAGAATAAGATCACTGTGTATTGTTGCAAAGGACAAGAGCCTTATCACAGAACTGTTTTCTACCGAGAAAGACGAATTTGATATAGCAGAAGATATCCTAAAGTTGGTAGTGATATCAAGATATGAGAAAAATAAAGGCTCAGCGTGTAAGATTAAGGGTTTTGGCTTAAAAAGAGGGGCTGTTGCAACGTCAATCTCTCACGATTGTCACAACGTTATATGTGTAGGAGCAGATGATTTATCTATCAAAAAGGCCGTTGAGAGGGTTTTCGACTTAAAAGGAGGGCTTGTCTATTTTGATGGAGAATATTTCACACAAGTAGGGCTGCCTCTGGCCGGTATACTGTCAGACTCAGACGAAGACAATCTAATTTCTGAATTGGATAAGTTAAATGATGCTGTTAGAAAAAATGGCTCTGAGTTAAGCGATCCGTTTGGCACGTTAAGCTTTATGGCGCTTGAAGTAATTGGCCATGTAAAGCTCACTGTCAATGGGCTGTTTAATGTCGATAAGTTTGAGTTTATTTAACCCTTTCCCAATAAACCCTTGCGTTTTCCAGAAAGAAATCAACTTTATTTATCCTGGTAAGGGCGCTCAGGTGGCTCTTTATAACGGTTACTGCAATCCAATATTGAGCAAGAGAGTTGCTTATTTCAAGTGATGACAAGACGTCTGATATTATCTCTTCAGTTGAGCAGGGAGATTCCAAAAGCCTTAGGATAAGATTGTCAATTTCGTTAATTTTATCTATATGATACTCTATTTCTTCCATTGCCTCTTTTTTAGACAAGATCTTGCCATGACCTGGAACAAGGTAATCAAATTCAATGCTGCCAATTCTCTTCAGGGACTGTTTTACCAGTAAAGGGTCGATTGAATATGGCAGTGGAAATGTTTTCCACAGCTCCTTTGTATATAGTGCATCGCCTGTGAAAAAAATTTTATCAGATGTAAGATAGCCCACCTGAGATATAGAATGACCTGGCAGGGGGACTACTGTAATGCCTGGATAGAAAAAGTTTTCGCTATATATATCGACTTTGCATGGAACGCCTTTCATAAGAGAGCTGACCATTGCATCGGGAGGTATGGCCCAGCTAAACGTTGCTCTTACGTTTATTTCCGGATTTTCTACGAAGATGCACTCCTCCTTGGGCGCAACTATTTTTGTTCCTTTCCCCTTAAATAAAAAGGCAATTCTAAAGTGATCTGCATGTCCGTGAGTTAGAAGCAAGTATTCCGGGTTTATCTTTTTGTGGTTGTGCATCTCCCATGGGGTATCTATCATACAGTTGTCATAAAATCCACAGTTTACCTGACCCGGGATGTATGAAGTTTTTCCTGTAATCGCTTCTATAAGAAATTTCTCGTCCATTTTTTTATTATATCAAATGAATCTTTAATTTATTAGCATTTGAAATATTGTATGATAAGATCTTAAAAATAAATAATGATTTAAGGGGGCACACGCTTGAAGTACTTTCAAATATTAATAATTTTGCTTTGTCTGTTTGTTTTGCAACAGAGTGCCTTTGCTGATTTTGTAACAGTAGAAGATCCTAACTCTTCTTGCCAGATAAAGTTATTAAAACCCTTAGCACAAGGAGAGTCAGTATCCTGGTCTGGGCCATGTGAAAACGGTTTAGCGAACGGCGAAGGCGTTTTTGTTCTTTATGATAAGAATGGAAACGAACTTTATAAGTATTCTGGGTTTATAAAAGACGGCGTGCGAGAAGGGCATGCAACAATTGGGACTCCAAACTATAAATATGAAGGAGATGTAAAAGACTGCGTTTTTGACGGCTTTGGCAAGATCGAATATTCGAACAAAAATTCAAACGTTGTTTCATAC contains:
- a CDS encoding AAA family ATPase, which produces MKIAVAGKGGVGKTTVCAWFADFLSRQGKDVLLIDADSNATLGLALGFSEGQLPVPISEELELINSRVGSGIINLNPKVEDIPERYSVKKENIKLLVLGGIKAAGSGCSCNANAFLKALLAHVVLERDEIILVDLEGGIEHLGRGTVEGMDALIVVSEPTLVSFKTAKNISSMATELGLTKRILIFNKSDKDNFDFNGYSNFDNINFIDYLPDLVRMGMSNPCILDIEQRKICDPIFSDIFKFLNKED
- the cooS gene encoding anaerobic carbon-monoxide dehydrogenase catalytic subunit, which codes for MARSQDEIEELSICKDAQIMIEKAEKDGVVTVWDRFKAQQPQCTFCKQGLSCRNCTMGPCRIVPGKEKSLGVCGANADTIVARNFGRGVAAGAAAHSDHGRDLLETLDAVANSETQSYEIRDVDKLLRIAKELGINTEGKETLQVAKDLSSTLFDEFGIKKGNIGFAMRAPESRRKLWESLTISPRGIDREVVEMMHRTHMGVDQDPVSLLLHSARVSLSDGWGGSMVATELSDILFGTPKPVESKVNLGVLKQDEVNILVHGHSPIVSEAVLTAVRDKNNIESAKAAGANGINLAGLCCTGNELLMRQGIPMAGNHLMTELAIATGAVELVIVDYQCIMPGLIPAMNCYHTKMITTSPKAKFPGAEHVEFSVKNARTQAQKLVEMAIELYKKRDKNRVLIPVEPVPMMSGFSNEAILEALGGSLTPLLDAIKSGKIRGVAGLVGCNNPRRKHDYCHVTLTKELIKNDILVLGTGCSAVAMGKAGLYMPEAASLAGPGLSSVCKALNIPPALHVGSCVDNSRILHLCGLVAKELGVDISDLPVAGSAPEWYSEKALSIGLYFVASGVYTVLGVTPNITGSKLVTDLALDGLTNVVGACFAVETDPHKMAELMINHINKKRKKLNLPV
- a CDS encoding MOSC domain-containing protein; translation: MGTILSINVSKNKGEVKKPVNEALLVNDFGIEGDAHFGFGHRQVSLLSIFSLDRAREKHKDLSFGDFAENFTVDIDLSTLTIGTKLKLGNSIISISQIGKECHTKCAVYEKTGDCIMPKEGYFASVEEGGIVRVGDTIEVIKIE
- a CDS encoding adenine deaminase C-terminal domain-containing protein, translating into MFDVAINNCFIPDFEKNIFTKTSVGIRDNLISYIGEKNIEAKVVIEAENKILSPGLIDGHCHIESSMLPPSIFGNLVSRFGTLYVVSDNHEIANIFGVKGIRLFMKDAKSSLSKIFFAIPSSVPATRFVKSGSKITAKDIKKLIEEPDVISIGEMMNVYGVINDDEPYKSILDLAKEKNILINGHFPYRDSEMLKKYISKGISDDHESETYDDLKSKIDAGMFVFIREGSAEAMQDLAYRVISEYPDKVGFCTDDKSVVDLKRTGSVIFNLRKAVTLGIDPILALRAATYNTLNHYGLNMYSQVKEGSFANLVLFKDFKEFEICKVIVNGKIIENFNTKKKRFSKAFFNSFRVNRDEIVIPEIDERIRSLCIVAKDKSLITELFSTEKDEFDIAEDILKLVVISRYEKNKGSACKIKGFGLKRGAVATSISHDCHNVICVGADDLSIKKAVERVFDLKGGLVYFDGEYFTQVGLPLAGILSDSDEDNLISELDKLNDAVRKNGSELSDPFGTLSFMALEVIGHVKLTVNGLFNVDKFEFI
- a CDS encoding MBL fold metallo-hydrolase, which encodes MDEKFLIEAITGKTSYIPGQVNCGFYDNCMIDTPWEMHNHKKINPEYLLLTHGHADHFRIAFLFKGKGTKIVAPKEECIFVENPEINVRATFSWAIPPDAMVSSLMKGVPCKVDIYSENFFYPGITVVPLPGHSISQVGYLTSDKIFFTGDALYTKELWKTFPLPYSIDPLLVKQSLKRIGSIEFDYLVPGHGKILSKKEAMEEIEYHIDKINEIDNLILRLLESPCSTEEIISDVLSSLEISNSLAQYWIAVTVIKSHLSALTRINKVDFFLENARVYWERVK